The window CCTTTGAGGAGTCACATACTGCTTTCAAAGGTTCATGAAAAGGTGATAAAGGAAATTACATACAGATGGCTGAATATGTGTGTGATTACTGTAAATCACACTGAGTGTGCTTGCTTTCCACATCTTATGAATTCAACTAAGcagaactattttttattttttagaagtCTACAAActgaaaaaggctgaaaaaaactCAAAGACTGATGTAACAAATTGAACAAGGAATCATCTGAAAGACTAGGACATAAAGCACACTCTATACTCCATATATGTTGGACACCAGTGTATAAAGAATATGTCTGAATGTCTGACACTAGTGAATATATGAcctctgaaaacatttaacaaaACCATTGATGTTGGTGTTGAATTTTAACTCAGCCAGTGCTAAAAGACTAGTGAACAATTTTACATTAAGGAGAGAGCACCATCTTTGTCTAATATTGATTTTATGACCAAAAATGAAACATGTTCCTCTTTCTAATGATCCAATAATGTCACGGTGAACCAACAGTGAAGAAAGACTTCCTTGTTCTAACCAATGACAGCACACATTATCTATTACACCTCACAAAAATTACACACATGCCAAAAAGCTCACCGTTTGCAACAGCACTGGCAGCAGAAACATCACTGCGTGGCAGACTAGCTCTAAACACAGACCCTTTAGGCTGCACATCATACCTTTATCTATGAAGACATACAGCTGCTAAAAATCTTAACCCCAGGAAGCAAACCCTGGCCTCTGAGCCAACAGAGCAATTGGCCCAGATCCCACTGCTTACGGCTAGACTCCCTACAACAGAGCGCCTGCGTTCATACTGCATGACTGGGGCACCATGTGGCACGCTGaagccccaaaacacacatCTTTTTGATGAGgtcttccccccctgccccagttcAAATGCCTCAAACTCTGCAAATACTATGCCAGACCAGTGTTTTCACAGCTTGATGCCAAAAATGTATGTTACGTGTCCTGAAAGTTTCCTTCACTAAAAAGAAAACGGAAGATTATGCCGCACAAAAGAGTGTAGCTTTGGGTGCTCTTATTACCCAAGCCTTTAAGTAACAGTCCTTATTAGGAACTCTCTTGTGGTGTTAGCTGATTCATGCCAAAAGCAAGCCCAGAAATGAATGTAACACAGTGTGGATGATCAGGAGAGGATTCCAGAGCAAACCAAACACCAACTTATTGGACAAAGCAGACGTACCTCTGTGTATTACCTAGATCAATTCTACCAGACATCTTTTAGATGTAAGCGCTGTCTTTCATTTTACATGCAAGTGATTTTAGGACAAATCAGTAATTGCAAAGAATTAAAGATCAATACTTACTGATAACAATGAACTGAGCCGCGCACAAAACAACAACTGAGAACAGCAACGCTATGATGATAGCCCTTTCCGCTAGAAGAAACCATGATCctagagaataaaaaaagaaaaatggtaggaaaaaaccaaaacctgagGTTATTAGCTTTACATGTATTGCTCCTTTTAGGCTATGCTCTAGATTGCTCAACACTCAATGTAACGGTTAACATTAAGAGTTATAATAGGCTAAGAAAGCTATGACTTCTACCTATGTATTTTTCACTCTGATCTTGTGTGTGACAACCtagtttttcagtatttctagtTACCCTAACATTTTCCAAACTGGAGGTCTTAATCTCCACTGCAGCAGAGGATATGCTTAAGCTGTTGTCTGGCAGTACGTGCCAATTAGCTTGTGGAACTACAAACAGCACGGTAGATCAGAAAAATGGTGTATTTAGGCTAAGCAGGGAAGTTGGGCAAGATCTGAAAAGTCCAATTTGATGCTTCCCTAGCTATTCTATTTTACCTCCATCTGCTGTAATTCCTGAAGAAATCCAGATGTGTAATAAGGAACACAGGAACTAACATAAATGAGAAGGAAACATTGCTTTGCTAATTTTAGAAATCACACATTTTCCTTTATGTCTTCCCACTATCATCCatttagcttttttcctccctgcatctTGGACGCCTTAGGCTGTTCAGTCACTCGTGCTGTAAGACCATGTAAGCCACCTTCCAacataaaattctgaaaatatctcCACTGAACTAGAAAATGCAGTTGCTTCTTGCATCTCTGCTCATAACTTCATTTTGACTCAGTCCGTGGAATCCAAAGTCTCCATTTCTTACATTATACTTGCCACTGTTTCTCTGCCTGCACACttgctttcaaagaaatttCTAATCTTCATTTAGATGCATACTCCTTGCACTTACTCTCCATATTTAtctgcagctccagaaacacagaattaaGTAGCAATATCGCACAACTCTCAATGCTAAGGAAATACCTTGAGGACAGTTAAATTCACAaattcccctcttcccccccgccccccgcaagGGGTCACAGAAGAAGATACTGTAGTTACAACATAAATACAAGGCAATCACAAAATATactaaaagcagagaaatggaGGAAGGGGGAAAGTGTGCTCAAAGACAAGGGCACTAGCATGCAAATCTTGTTCACTCTGCTACCCACTTCCCATGAGAATCCAGGAATTCTGTAAAGTGCGATGGAGACTAGTTGGCTTTTATAAGATTATCTTTGTAAAAGCATCAATGGCAACATATTAATAGTGACAGCATGAATTCATTGCTCAGAAATGACAGAGTGAAGACTGGTACAGTATTTCCATTACTCACTAACCCTTTTCAAAACTCACTTGCTACACTTTCTTCTATTAGCTTATTATCTCAAGAGTCTCTCTAGAACACCGAggaataaacaataaaaaaatatgcagaagaaTTTAAAGAGAGAATAAGCAACTATTTTACCTTCAGCTAAGCCCTCAAAGATAAGACtaagttttacattttctagCATATACTCTCAAACCTAATGTGACCTCGCAACTATAAATTCTTCACCAAccacatttttcctttggtgTTGGGGTATATTCCTCGCCGCAACTGACaactagaaaatgaaattagaaaaatCGCATCAGTTTCCTGCTTTGTAGTCTTTATACTGCTTTCAAAATTCTCaacacagaaaaagtaaaaataaaataatatagctTGCAAATGGGACTTGATTCTACTATATCGTCAAGCCTTGTTTCCTCTTCTAGAGCTTAACACTGAATGGCAAAACCAGTTCAAAAAGGTTGAGTAAGGAAGAAGCTATAAGACAAGGAAAGACACTGCCTGTATCTCTTCCCTTGTTTTTGCAGTGTTCTAAGAACCAAATGATTTTGTAGCATCCTCACTCTTTCAGTGGCTGTGCCCCTCTCAATCCATTTCAGAATCACATTTGTTTTGCAGTATACACGGTTAACTCAATAATTAGACCCAACTGTGAATGACACAGATGTTTGCAGCAGGACACAAGTAACATCTGTTTGAGCttcataaacattttaatgacaaaTGCAAAAACTAATACCAAAAACATCCTAGGACAATTCTACAGTGCACAGGTACAACTCCATGTGCTACGCATATGTAACATATTCAATGCTTCTGAGAAGTTTTCCAGAAGCAAGAAGCAAGTCTCCTGTGCTGAGCAAATAAACAATGCACACATACGTTCAGTGAAACTGTCACTTCTGCAGAACACTAGACAGACTGCACATGTACAGCAGATTCCATTATTCAATAGCTAAGGTGCTAGAGCATGTGGGCTCTGTCTGACAAGATACAGTAAAATGGCTCACTAAACGAGAAATTCATCACTTAGTCACCATTATTTTAGTTTAACATTGTCTTCTGAAGACAACACTTAATACTAGACAACTGTAATAAGATACCATCTAGTAGTAGCGTTTTCAACCCCACTGGAAAACTGCATACCTTCAGATCAAGTTTTAGAGCTCTTATACAGAACTTCTATTAGTTCTATCTGTAATTTTTCCAGCACAGCTAAAGATTGCAAGATGTAATTCTTCAAATAAAAGATCTCTGCTGCCACTGTGATGGATGTATACATCTCAGTATTACAAGGATATTAGGAATATGTCTCAGTATGTAATGCAATAACAAGAGGGTGCTGAAAATATCACCAACTATATAATCTAAAAGATGTGGGAAAGCATAGATTTTACTATATTAGTGATCTTCAGACATTACTATAGAATGAAAAAACATGTTCAGATCTTTCCCATAGAAGCACTTCCCTATAACTTAATCCAAAATAACTCATTAGCGTCCAAGTTAGAAAGCCTGggtattttttgtattttcattttaaagtaatacaCTGttgtattcattatttttctctttcccataagattttgcttttctctctcaaaaggTTCTAAAACAATGGTAGGCAACTCACCTGAGCCGTTTCTAAGTTCAATTCttgtttctccttctctgtttgATTCTGTTACTTCACAACTGTAATTTCCAACATCTGCTTCTGCACTGTTAAGCATTAGAGAGGCAACACCCTTGGGTAAATCCGCCTGAGATACTAAGTTAGCTGATGGAACTGTTGGATCTCTGAGAAACTTCTGTTTTGCTCCATCGaaagaaaaaattctatttccttgttttttccACGTAACAAACATGACATTTATATTGTTCTCCTTTAGATTAGTCACATGGCAAGGTAAAATGACAGTTTTATTACAGTCAGTTTTTTCAACAACATTTGTCCCACTAAATATCAACTGCGCAGAAcctataaagaaaaatgaaaattgacacattcagaattatttcttactatacaagaaagaaaaaagaattacaacacgtgacttgggaaaacaaaacaaactctcCTGTAAAACCTCAAAAAGGGAACCATGCTTTAAGGGAgtaataaaagaaggaaaaaggcattATTATCATTCTACTACAGCCTCTCTACACAGACATAGCCAATCTCACATTCATTTAATGTATACATACCATAACCACAAAAGTAATAAAACTTTGGGCTGCCACTTGGACACTTCCTCTAGAATATCATATGCAGAAATACTGCATTAAGGCCTGGTTTCTGCAAAGTATATATATAACATTAACCACAGGTTGTCCCACTGATGTTCAAATTTTTGCTGCTGATCACACAGGTATCTAAAAATGGAGGTCCAGGCATCAGCTCCACACAGGCATCCCTTACACTTCATTAAggacacagaggggaaaaaattctaCTTTTACACTTCTGAGAAaaggcagccagggcagcttAGTCGATGAAGGTTTGTCATTTGTTCCTTCTTATCTCTGAAGGTGGAGCCACATGTCCATAGGTTTAGATTGTTTCTTGCAAATTCTCTCTTTACCTTTCCGATGGAAGAGGTGCACACACAATACCACATACTAAGTAAGATTATTACTTAGTATTTCGCTGTACACACaacagaattgaaaatggaGAATTTGTAACAACAAATGTCCTGTATTATAAATCACTGTGATTAATGCCACTAACAATAGCTCTCAATGCAGGTAAtgaaaaaccaccaccacacagGACTGTACTATCACTACTGGGGTTTACCATTTCTCTCCCACGTTGAATCACAGTTCTAAAACAGTAGTACTGACTGAACACTGTTTCAAGAAAGACCTAAATCCTATGTTGAGATTATATCTGAAACGAAGACCCATTCATCAGTTCTTGAgaacaccaaaaattgtaacaCCAGTATTTAAATTACACCAGGAACCAGAAGAAAGAGGTTAATTAAACTAACTTGACTGCAAAACATGAAGGTTttgaattctgtattttctgtgaaattgtAACTTAGTTTAATAGCTGTTCTACTAGTCCTTGCTCCCCAAAGTCCCAGTGGCATTAGTCATTCAAAAGGCGTGACTATATCCACCTGACAAAACCAAATATGGGAGAAGACATGTACTGTAAAATAAGACCACAACCCCCAATACTGTAAGCACACGGACTTAGAAAGTAGCTCCAGTGACTTCAGAGGAACTACTGGTATTCACATGCCTAAACCAGCTTAAAATTGTGGTATGTATTTGATGACTAAATTCAAttaggggaaagggaggaagaaggaaaaaaaaaaagggaaaaaagatcaATAGAAGTTGTGTCACTATTTGCAGTAGCTCAATTTTTTCAAAGCAACAGTCTCAGaccaaatttaaaaagcactgaTCCTTGAAACACTGGTTTAATATTCTCACACAAGTCACGGGATTACTACTGAATATCAAAAGCTTATTATAAACTGACTAAATATGCATTATGCATGACAGCACTTaacaatgaagaaagaattattttctggtttactcattgtgttgcattttttaaactgtacctcaaaaaataaaagtaacaaaagcagaacaaagagAAACCATCCCAAAACCATCCGTTTTATTTTAACACTACCTCATGATAAAAGGTTTCTGAGTATGGGAttgttggattttcttttttgaattttttctgggttttttttcttgttcagagCTATCAGGTTTACACTTTGCAGGAAGAATTTATTCTCTGCTGGCTCCATCACTGAGAAAGGTGATTTTCAACTAAAGGAAGTGGCTATACTTCCAAATATTtaccaaagcaaataaaaacaaccaTCTTGaaggaattaaaacaaattgaTCGTGATTTTCTCACTAGTATTAGCACAGAatggcagggagctgggaatTACCAATTCCACCGGTTTGCTCTTCTGCAGTCTATTAGAGCTGGCATATTTTGCCTGAAGCCAATTAAGAAGTACTCATGTGAACTGCTCCACCAGCAGAGTGCTGGGGAAATAACGAGCAGGTTGCAGACAGACACCAAGAGAAGCAACAGACAAATATCTGTGGGTTTTGTCCTCTACAAATTTGACTGCTTTAGTAGaagaggctgggcagctgctaTCTCACTAAAGGAAACCCGACTGCTTACTACAGATGATATTTTCCCACAATCAACTTCCAACATTCTTCTTGTGGTACGAGGAAGTCATCAGAACCCTTCAGGAACAGTTCCCAAATCCTGCAAGCAGCAGACTACGAGGTGGGCTACTAGCCTCAAACTTTCTCATGCATTATCAGATCAGAGGCGTCACATAAGGGTGACAATTTTAGAGCCTTACATTAAGctatatgggggggggggtgctgctTCTGAAGAATATGCAGTTGTGAAGCTGCCACAGAAAGATTGTTTCAAACGATACATGCAGTGCAAATTCGGGAATACTGCCCATTATATCAAAATTGGCTAAGCTTGGTAGTTGCACCTCATGGACACCTGCGTTTCTCACTGACTACAAAACATGCTAGGGCACTCGGCATTTCAGCCAACCTCCAGCTAACTCAGGAAACCAGACATAAATTCAGACACTAGCTTTAAACACGCAGGTTTAGATGTGCTGTTTACTGACAGACGAACAACCTAGCATTTGCATCTCAGTGAAAAGTGTTGCAATTTTCTtaaccctccctccccccacgGAGTTTCTTCTTGaggcacagaaaaataagaagttAGATTGCGAGGCATCATTTACACATCAATGACATCCGAACTTTTTTTAAGATCAAGAAATGCCGTCAACCCTAGAAACTGTACAGCAGACGACCAGTTTGATCATCGTTATTTCTTCAAGAAAGCACGTTAAGCTAAGCTGCCCTAGGCACAACAAGACGAGGAGCTTTACGTTGGTCACGGCGTGCCTCCTCTCCCCCGCAACTTCTGCAAGAAGCGAGCCACCCCCAAACCCCGGGAGGATGAGGGAAGCGGTAAGGCGTAGGGCTGGAagaaacaccccccccccgccttcaaGGGATGGCGAGCTACAGCTGAGCAGCCCGCAGTCCCACACACGCCTGCCGTCACCGTCGCTGCTCGGCGGTCACCAGTGACAGCCGGGAGCTCCGGGCAGGGGCGATATGAGCCTCCAAGCCGAGCAGAAGGACCTGCATCCCGTCCACCAGGGTGGCGGCAGGGCGGGTAGGTGCTgcgccgctccgctccgctgGCCCCGCGGGACCGGCCCCCTCACGTCGGATCCCCCATCGGCTCGCCGCCAGGGCGACGCCCGCCCCTTCCTTTGCCGCACGCCCAACGGCTGCGCGGGCCGGGGAAGGCGGCTCTGCCCTCCTTCCCTCACACCCGCGCACCCCCCCACTTCGCCCCCGAGGCCTTGCCCGGGCTACTTCCGGAGCTGGCGGGGCGCCCGCACCGCAACCCGTTCGTAGGCGGGGGTGGATGCAAGGTGTCTCGGACCCGGCTGCCGCAGGCGTCAGGAGGACGAGAGAGACAGAGGAGGGCGGCGAGAACTCACCGGCGCCCACGGCGCTGAGCAGCACCCAAGCGGCCAACAGCCACATGGCGGAGCGGCGGGGAAGAGCGCGGCGAGGCAGCCCGACAGCCTCCGGACCTGGTCGCCGCAGCGGGCGGACGAGCGGGCGGCTCCGCACAGGGGGCGGGGCGcccgggggaggaggaggaggcgtCCTCCCGCCGCTGATTGGCTGTAGCCGCTTACGCGGGGGTGGTGACGCGCGCCCCTGCTTCCTCACTCCGCCGTGCAGTGACGAAGGAAACTGCGTGCCCGGTGCTGTTGACATGTTCGGCTACTGTCCTGCCGCCTAGCCGTT of the Grus americana isolate bGruAme1 chromosome 1, bGruAme1.mat, whole genome shotgun sequence genome contains:
- the CD47 gene encoding leukocyte surface antigen CD47 isoform X4; translated protein: MSTAPGTQFPSSLHGGVRKQGRASPPPRKRLQPISGGRTPPPPPPGAPPPVRSRPLVRPLRRPGPEAVGLPRRALPRRSAMWLLAAWVLLSAVGAGSAQLIFSGTNVVEKTDCNKTVILPCHVTNLKENNINVMFVTWKKQGNRIFSFDGAKQKFLRDPTVPSANLVSQADLPKGVASLMLNSAEADVGNYSCEVTESNREGETRIELRNGSVVSCGEEYTPTPKEKCGSWFLLAERAIIIALLFSVVVLCAAQFIVITLKYEIVPQKKVGIIVPVSIFTVAAVVGTVLFVQDGYSAQNQAGLGLIVVPAVIFVPLQYFIFGFVFDSLSQAMLALIVLHVLGYIIAVVGFGLCVSACPPLHGSVVIAGLAIMAIANSFSLAYVFVMGSRMKDHHRPGNCGGM
- the CD47 gene encoding leukocyte surface antigen CD47 isoform X3, which codes for MSTAPGTQFPSSLHGGVRKQGRASPPPRKRLQPISGGRTPPPPPPGAPPPVRSRPLVRPLRRPGPEAVGLPRRALPRRSAMWLLAAWVLLSAVGAGSAQLIFSGTNVVEKTDCNKTVILPCHVTNLKENNINVMFVTWKKQGNRIFSFDGAKQKFLRDPTVPSANLVSQADLPKGVASLMLNSAEADVGNYSCEVTESNREGETRIELRNGSGSWFLLAERAIIIALLFSVVVLCAAQFIVITLKYEIVPQKKVGIIVPVSIFTVAAVVGTVLFVQDGYSAQNQAGLGLIVVPAVIFVPLQYFIFGFVFDSLSQAMLALIVLHVLGYIIAVVGFGLCVSACPPLHGSVVIAGLAIMAIANSFSLAYVFVMGSRMKDHHRPGKAVEEPLNELRGHVICEKYTVVDTPWP
- the CD47 gene encoding leukocyte surface antigen CD47 isoform X5; the protein is MSTAPGTQFPSSLHGGVRKQGRASPPPRKRLQPISGGRTPPPPPPGAPPPVRSRPLVRPLRRPGPEAVGLPRRALPRRSAMWLLAAWVLLSAVGAGSAQLIFSGTNVVEKTDCNKTVILPCHVTNLKENNINVMFVTWKKQGNRIFSFDGAKQKFLRDPTVPSANLVSQADLPKGVASLMLNSAEADVGNYSCEVTESNREGETRIELRNGSGSWFLLAERAIIIALLFSVVVLCAAQFIVITLKYEIVPQKKVGIIVPVSIFTVAAVVGTVLFVQDGYSAQNQAGLGLIVVPAVIFVPLQYFIFGFVFDSLSQAMLALIVLHVLGYIIAVVGFGLCVSACPPLHGSVVIAGLAIMAIANSFSLAYVFVMGSRMKDHHRPGNCGGM
- the CD47 gene encoding leukocyte surface antigen CD47 isoform X1 is translated as MSTAPGTQFPSSLHGGVRKQGRASPPPRKRLQPISGGRTPPPPPPGAPPPVRSRPLVRPLRRPGPEAVGLPRRALPRRSAMWLLAAWVLLSAVGAGSAQLIFSGTNVVEKTDCNKTVILPCHVTNLKENNINVMFVTWKKQGNRIFSFDGAKQKFLRDPTVPSANLVSQADLPKGVASLMLNSAEADVGNYSCEVTESNREGETRIELRNGSVVSCGEEYTPTPKEKCGSWFLLAERAIIIALLFSVVVLCAAQFIVITLKYEIVPQKKVGIIVPVSIFTVAAVVGTVLFVQDGYSAQNQAGLGLIVVPAVIFVPLQYFIFGFVFDSLSQAMLALIVLHVLGYIIAVVGFGLCVSACPPLHGSVVIAGLAIMAIANSFSLAYVFVMGSRMKDHHRPGKAVEEPLNELRGHVICEKYTVVDTPWP
- the CD47 gene encoding leukocyte surface antigen CD47 isoform X2, whose protein sequence is MSTAPGTQFPSSLHGGVRKQGRASPPPRKRLQPISGGRTPPPPPPGAPPPVRSRPLVRPLRRPGPEAVGLPRRALPRRSAMWLLAAWVLLSAVGAGSAQLIFSGTNVVEKTDCNKTVILPCHVTNLKENNINVMFVTWKKQGNRIFSFDGAKQKFLRDPTVPSANLVSQADLPKGVASLMLNSAEADVGNYSCEVTESNREGETRIELRNGSVVSCGEEYTPTPKEKCGSWFLLAERAIIIALLFSVVVLCAAQFIVITLKYEIVPQKKVGIIVPVSIFTVAAVVGTVLFVQDGYSAQNQAGLGLIVVPAVIFVPLQYFIFGFVFDSLSQAMLALIVLHVLGYIIAVVGFGLCVSACPPLHGSVVIAGLAIMAIANSFSLAYVFVMGSRMKDHHRPGKAVEEPLNDAKGVMLE